One segment of Triticum aestivum cultivar Chinese Spring chromosome 2A, IWGSC CS RefSeq v2.1, whole genome shotgun sequence DNA contains the following:
- the LOC123190320 gene encoding beta-1,2-xylosyltransferase XYXT1 isoform X3, with the protein MRGGEGKPGRSPKRQLNAGYVVGGLLMLLTYLVAQHFAVSSPNVVITEAPRIVDDVKAPVEAAVVSTEAPQIVDDIKAPGETVVSAEVPQIVDNIKPPGETENGKVVCNMEGRSDTCEVDGDVRTNGTALSVTLVPAASWPERHEWTINPYSRRFASLRKVTVTQLQDRAAAPPCTVTHDMPAVLFGIGGYAANYWHAYADILVPLFVASRRYHGEVTFLVSNIQFRPRWLVQYRAFLQGLSKYDLVDMDGDAQVRCFPRVTVGLRLDKELSIVPELVPGGRLSMADFTGFLRETYALPRGAAASLAREPEKKPRLLLIHRGHYRRILNEPEVARAAEEAGFEAVVTELRGGGDTPEGEVEQARVVNSFDVVLGLHGAGLTNAMFLPPGGVLIQVVPYGNMEDIARAEFSEPATDMGLRYLDYSVSAEESSLMETLGPEHPAVKDPASVHRSGWDKVFELYLAKQNVRINTTRFAPTLALALDHLRRQ; encoded by the exons ATGCGCGGCGGCGAGGGGAAGCCCGGCAGGAGCCCGAAGAGGCAGCTCAACGCCGGCTACGTCGTCGGCGGCCTCCTCATGCTCCTCACCTATCTCGTCGCTCAGCATTTCGCGGTCAGCTCCCCCAATG TTGTCATCACGGAAGCACCACGGATCGTGGATGATGTCAAAGCTCCCGTTGAAGCAG CAGTTGTCAGTACGGAAGCACCACAGATCGTGGATGATATCAAAGCTCCCGGCGAAACAG TTGTCAGTGCCGAAGTACCACAGATCGTGGATAATATCAAACCTCCCGGCGAAACAG AGAATGGCAAGGTGGTGTGTAACATGGAGGGCCGCTCCGACACCTGCGAAGTCGACGGTGACGTGCGCACCAACGGCACAGCCCTGTCGGTGACCCTCGTCCCGGCGGCGAGCTGGCCGGAGCGCCACGAGTGGACGATCAACCCGTACTCGCGCAGGTTCGCCAGCCTCAGGAAGGTCACCGTGACGCAGCTGCAGGACCGGGCCGCCGCCCCGCCGTGCACGGTGACCCACGACATGCCGGCCGTCCTGTTCGGGATCGGCGGGTACGCGGCCAACTACTGGCACGCCTACGCCGACATCCTGGTGCCGCTGTTCGTCGCGTCGCGGCGGTACCACGGCGAGGTCACGTTCCTGGTCAGCAATATCCAGTTCAGGCCGCGGTGGCTGGTCCAGTACAGGGCCTTCCTGCAGGGGCTGTCCAAGTACGACCTCGTGGACATGGACGGCGACGCGCAGGTGCGGTGCTTCCCGCGCGTCACGGTGGGGCTCCGGCTCGACAAGGAGCTGAGCATCGTCCCCGAGCTGGTGCCGGGGGGCCGCCTCTCCATGGCCGACTTCACCGGGTTCCTGCGCGAGACCTACGCGCTCCCACGCGGCGCGGCGGCCAGCCTGGCCCGGGAGCCGGAGAAGAAGCCGCGGCTGCTGCTGATCCACCGGGGCCACTACCGCCGCATCCTGAACGAGCcggaggtggcgcgggcggcggaggaggcggggtTCGAGGCGGTGGTGACGGAGCTGCGGGGCGGGGGCGACACGCCGGAGGGGGAGGTGGAGCAGGCGCGGGTGGTGAACTCGTTCGACGTGGTGCTGGGCCTGCACGGCGCCGGGCTGACCAACGCCATGTTCCTGCCGCCCGGCGGCGTGCTGATCCAGGTGGTGCCATACGGGAACATGGAGGACATCGCGCGGGCGGAGTTCAGCGAGCCCGCCACAGACATGGGGCTCAGGTACCTCGACTACAGCGTGAGCGCGGAGGAGAGCTCGCTGATGGAGACGCTGGGGCCGGAGCACCCGGCGGTCAAGGACCCCGCCTCCGTCCACCGCAGCGGCTGGGACAAGGTGTTCGAGCTGTACCTCGCCAAGCAGAACGTCCGCATCAACACCACCCGCTTCGCGCCGACGCTGGCGCTGGCGCTCGACCACCTGCGCCGGCAGTAG
- the LOC123190320 gene encoding beta-1,2-xylosyltransferase XYXT1 isoform X2, translated as MRGGEGKPGRSPKRQLNAGYVVGGLLMLLTYLVAQHFAVSSPNVVITEAPRIVDDVKAPVEAVVSTEAPQIVDDIKAPGETAVVSAEVPQIVDNIKPPGETENGKVVCNMEGRSDTCEVDGDVRTNGTALSVTLVPAASWPERHEWTINPYSRRFASLRKVTVTQLQDRAAAPPCTVTHDMPAVLFGIGGYAANYWHAYADILVPLFVASRRYHGEVTFLVSNIQFRPRWLVQYRAFLQGLSKYDLVDMDGDAQVRCFPRVTVGLRLDKELSIVPELVPGGRLSMADFTGFLRETYALPRGAAASLAREPEKKPRLLLIHRGHYRRILNEPEVARAAEEAGFEAVVTELRGGGDTPEGEVEQARVVNSFDVVLGLHGAGLTNAMFLPPGGVLIQVVPYGNMEDIARAEFSEPATDMGLRYLDYSVSAEESSLMETLGPEHPAVKDPASVHRSGWDKVFELYLAKQNVRINTTRFAPTLALALDHLRRQ; from the exons ATGCGCGGCGGCGAGGGGAAGCCCGGCAGGAGCCCGAAGAGGCAGCTCAACGCCGGCTACGTCGTCGGCGGCCTCCTCATGCTCCTCACCTATCTCGTCGCTCAGCATTTCGCGGTCAGCTCCCCCAATG TTGTCATCACGGAAGCACCACGGATCGTGGATGATGTCAAAGCTCCCGTTGAAGCAG TTGTCAGTACGGAAGCACCACAGATCGTGGATGATATCAAAGCTCCCGGCGAAACAG CAGTTGTCAGTGCCGAAGTACCACAGATCGTGGATAATATCAAACCTCCCGGCGAAACAG AGAATGGCAAGGTGGTGTGTAACATGGAGGGCCGCTCCGACACCTGCGAAGTCGACGGTGACGTGCGCACCAACGGCACAGCCCTGTCGGTGACCCTCGTCCCGGCGGCGAGCTGGCCGGAGCGCCACGAGTGGACGATCAACCCGTACTCGCGCAGGTTCGCCAGCCTCAGGAAGGTCACCGTGACGCAGCTGCAGGACCGGGCCGCCGCCCCGCCGTGCACGGTGACCCACGACATGCCGGCCGTCCTGTTCGGGATCGGCGGGTACGCGGCCAACTACTGGCACGCCTACGCCGACATCCTGGTGCCGCTGTTCGTCGCGTCGCGGCGGTACCACGGCGAGGTCACGTTCCTGGTCAGCAATATCCAGTTCAGGCCGCGGTGGCTGGTCCAGTACAGGGCCTTCCTGCAGGGGCTGTCCAAGTACGACCTCGTGGACATGGACGGCGACGCGCAGGTGCGGTGCTTCCCGCGCGTCACGGTGGGGCTCCGGCTCGACAAGGAGCTGAGCATCGTCCCCGAGCTGGTGCCGGGGGGCCGCCTCTCCATGGCCGACTTCACCGGGTTCCTGCGCGAGACCTACGCGCTCCCACGCGGCGCGGCGGCCAGCCTGGCCCGGGAGCCGGAGAAGAAGCCGCGGCTGCTGCTGATCCACCGGGGCCACTACCGCCGCATCCTGAACGAGCcggaggtggcgcgggcggcggaggaggcggggtTCGAGGCGGTGGTGACGGAGCTGCGGGGCGGGGGCGACACGCCGGAGGGGGAGGTGGAGCAGGCGCGGGTGGTGAACTCGTTCGACGTGGTGCTGGGCCTGCACGGCGCCGGGCTGACCAACGCCATGTTCCTGCCGCCCGGCGGCGTGCTGATCCAGGTGGTGCCATACGGGAACATGGAGGACATCGCGCGGGCGGAGTTCAGCGAGCCCGCCACAGACATGGGGCTCAGGTACCTCGACTACAGCGTGAGCGCGGAGGAGAGCTCGCTGATGGAGACGCTGGGGCCGGAGCACCCGGCGGTCAAGGACCCCGCCTCCGTCCACCGCAGCGGCTGGGACAAGGTGTTCGAGCTGTACCTCGCCAAGCAGAACGTCCGCATCAACACCACCCGCTTCGCGCCGACGCTGGCGCTGGCGCTCGACCACCTGCGCCGGCAGTAG
- the LOC123190320 gene encoding beta-1,2-xylosyltransferase XYXT1 isoform X1, which produces MRGGEGKPGRSPKRQLNAGYVVGGLLMLLTYLVAQHFAVSSPNVVITEAPRIVDDVKAPVEAAVVSTEAPQIVDDIKAPGETAVVSAEVPQIVDNIKPPGETENGKVVCNMEGRSDTCEVDGDVRTNGTALSVTLVPAASWPERHEWTINPYSRRFASLRKVTVTQLQDRAAAPPCTVTHDMPAVLFGIGGYAANYWHAYADILVPLFVASRRYHGEVTFLVSNIQFRPRWLVQYRAFLQGLSKYDLVDMDGDAQVRCFPRVTVGLRLDKELSIVPELVPGGRLSMADFTGFLRETYALPRGAAASLAREPEKKPRLLLIHRGHYRRILNEPEVARAAEEAGFEAVVTELRGGGDTPEGEVEQARVVNSFDVVLGLHGAGLTNAMFLPPGGVLIQVVPYGNMEDIARAEFSEPATDMGLRYLDYSVSAEESSLMETLGPEHPAVKDPASVHRSGWDKVFELYLAKQNVRINTTRFAPTLALALDHLRRQ; this is translated from the exons ATGCGCGGCGGCGAGGGGAAGCCCGGCAGGAGCCCGAAGAGGCAGCTCAACGCCGGCTACGTCGTCGGCGGCCTCCTCATGCTCCTCACCTATCTCGTCGCTCAGCATTTCGCGGTCAGCTCCCCCAATG TTGTCATCACGGAAGCACCACGGATCGTGGATGATGTCAAAGCTCCCGTTGAAGCAG CAGTTGTCAGTACGGAAGCACCACAGATCGTGGATGATATCAAAGCTCCCGGCGAAACAG CAGTTGTCAGTGCCGAAGTACCACAGATCGTGGATAATATCAAACCTCCCGGCGAAACAG AGAATGGCAAGGTGGTGTGTAACATGGAGGGCCGCTCCGACACCTGCGAAGTCGACGGTGACGTGCGCACCAACGGCACAGCCCTGTCGGTGACCCTCGTCCCGGCGGCGAGCTGGCCGGAGCGCCACGAGTGGACGATCAACCCGTACTCGCGCAGGTTCGCCAGCCTCAGGAAGGTCACCGTGACGCAGCTGCAGGACCGGGCCGCCGCCCCGCCGTGCACGGTGACCCACGACATGCCGGCCGTCCTGTTCGGGATCGGCGGGTACGCGGCCAACTACTGGCACGCCTACGCCGACATCCTGGTGCCGCTGTTCGTCGCGTCGCGGCGGTACCACGGCGAGGTCACGTTCCTGGTCAGCAATATCCAGTTCAGGCCGCGGTGGCTGGTCCAGTACAGGGCCTTCCTGCAGGGGCTGTCCAAGTACGACCTCGTGGACATGGACGGCGACGCGCAGGTGCGGTGCTTCCCGCGCGTCACGGTGGGGCTCCGGCTCGACAAGGAGCTGAGCATCGTCCCCGAGCTGGTGCCGGGGGGCCGCCTCTCCATGGCCGACTTCACCGGGTTCCTGCGCGAGACCTACGCGCTCCCACGCGGCGCGGCGGCCAGCCTGGCCCGGGAGCCGGAGAAGAAGCCGCGGCTGCTGCTGATCCACCGGGGCCACTACCGCCGCATCCTGAACGAGCcggaggtggcgcgggcggcggaggaggcggggtTCGAGGCGGTGGTGACGGAGCTGCGGGGCGGGGGCGACACGCCGGAGGGGGAGGTGGAGCAGGCGCGGGTGGTGAACTCGTTCGACGTGGTGCTGGGCCTGCACGGCGCCGGGCTGACCAACGCCATGTTCCTGCCGCCCGGCGGCGTGCTGATCCAGGTGGTGCCATACGGGAACATGGAGGACATCGCGCGGGCGGAGTTCAGCGAGCCCGCCACAGACATGGGGCTCAGGTACCTCGACTACAGCGTGAGCGCGGAGGAGAGCTCGCTGATGGAGACGCTGGGGCCGGAGCACCCGGCGGTCAAGGACCCCGCCTCCGTCCACCGCAGCGGCTGGGACAAGGTGTTCGAGCTGTACCTCGCCAAGCAGAACGTCCGCATCAACACCACCCGCTTCGCGCCGACGCTGGCGCTGGCGCTCGACCACCTGCGCCGGCAGTAG
- the LOC123190320 gene encoding beta-1,2-xylosyltransferase XYXT1 isoform X4, with protein sequence MRGGEGKPGRSPKRQLNAGYVVGGLLMLLTYLVAQHFAVSSPNVVITEAPRIVDDVKAPVEAVVSTEAPQIVDDIKAPGETVVSAEVPQIVDNIKPPGETENGKVVCNMEGRSDTCEVDGDVRTNGTALSVTLVPAASWPERHEWTINPYSRRFASLRKVTVTQLQDRAAAPPCTVTHDMPAVLFGIGGYAANYWHAYADILVPLFVASRRYHGEVTFLVSNIQFRPRWLVQYRAFLQGLSKYDLVDMDGDAQVRCFPRVTVGLRLDKELSIVPELVPGGRLSMADFTGFLRETYALPRGAAASLAREPEKKPRLLLIHRGHYRRILNEPEVARAAEEAGFEAVVTELRGGGDTPEGEVEQARVVNSFDVVLGLHGAGLTNAMFLPPGGVLIQVVPYGNMEDIARAEFSEPATDMGLRYLDYSVSAEESSLMETLGPEHPAVKDPASVHRSGWDKVFELYLAKQNVRINTTRFAPTLALALDHLRRQ encoded by the exons ATGCGCGGCGGCGAGGGGAAGCCCGGCAGGAGCCCGAAGAGGCAGCTCAACGCCGGCTACGTCGTCGGCGGCCTCCTCATGCTCCTCACCTATCTCGTCGCTCAGCATTTCGCGGTCAGCTCCCCCAATG TTGTCATCACGGAAGCACCACGGATCGTGGATGATGTCAAAGCTCCCGTTGAAGCAG TTGTCAGTACGGAAGCACCACAGATCGTGGATGATATCAAAGCTCCCGGCGAAACAG TTGTCAGTGCCGAAGTACCACAGATCGTGGATAATATCAAACCTCCCGGCGAAACAG AGAATGGCAAGGTGGTGTGTAACATGGAGGGCCGCTCCGACACCTGCGAAGTCGACGGTGACGTGCGCACCAACGGCACAGCCCTGTCGGTGACCCTCGTCCCGGCGGCGAGCTGGCCGGAGCGCCACGAGTGGACGATCAACCCGTACTCGCGCAGGTTCGCCAGCCTCAGGAAGGTCACCGTGACGCAGCTGCAGGACCGGGCCGCCGCCCCGCCGTGCACGGTGACCCACGACATGCCGGCCGTCCTGTTCGGGATCGGCGGGTACGCGGCCAACTACTGGCACGCCTACGCCGACATCCTGGTGCCGCTGTTCGTCGCGTCGCGGCGGTACCACGGCGAGGTCACGTTCCTGGTCAGCAATATCCAGTTCAGGCCGCGGTGGCTGGTCCAGTACAGGGCCTTCCTGCAGGGGCTGTCCAAGTACGACCTCGTGGACATGGACGGCGACGCGCAGGTGCGGTGCTTCCCGCGCGTCACGGTGGGGCTCCGGCTCGACAAGGAGCTGAGCATCGTCCCCGAGCTGGTGCCGGGGGGCCGCCTCTCCATGGCCGACTTCACCGGGTTCCTGCGCGAGACCTACGCGCTCCCACGCGGCGCGGCGGCCAGCCTGGCCCGGGAGCCGGAGAAGAAGCCGCGGCTGCTGCTGATCCACCGGGGCCACTACCGCCGCATCCTGAACGAGCcggaggtggcgcgggcggcggaggaggcggggtTCGAGGCGGTGGTGACGGAGCTGCGGGGCGGGGGCGACACGCCGGAGGGGGAGGTGGAGCAGGCGCGGGTGGTGAACTCGTTCGACGTGGTGCTGGGCCTGCACGGCGCCGGGCTGACCAACGCCATGTTCCTGCCGCCCGGCGGCGTGCTGATCCAGGTGGTGCCATACGGGAACATGGAGGACATCGCGCGGGCGGAGTTCAGCGAGCCCGCCACAGACATGGGGCTCAGGTACCTCGACTACAGCGTGAGCGCGGAGGAGAGCTCGCTGATGGAGACGCTGGGGCCGGAGCACCCGGCGGTCAAGGACCCCGCCTCCGTCCACCGCAGCGGCTGGGACAAGGTGTTCGAGCTGTACCTCGCCAAGCAGAACGTCCGCATCAACACCACCCGCTTCGCGCCGACGCTGGCGCTGGCGCTCGACCACCTGCGCCGGCAGTAG